In the Kitasatospora terrestris genome, one interval contains:
- a CDS encoding MBL fold metallo-hydrolase: protein MAARIEHLVTSGEFSLDGGTWQVDNNVWLVGDDHDVLVIDPAHDAAAIAEAVGDRRLVAIVCTHGHNDHINAAPELADRTGAPILLHPDDAVLWQQTHPERKPDADLADGLRLTVAGTDLTVLHTPGHSPGAVCLHAPELVTVFSGDTLFSGGPGATGRSFSDFPTIIDSIRDRLLALPPETSVRTGHGDSTTIAAEAPHLADWIARGH from the coding sequence ATGGCGGCCCGGATCGAACACCTGGTCACCTCGGGCGAGTTCAGCCTGGACGGCGGCACCTGGCAGGTCGACAACAACGTCTGGCTGGTCGGCGACGACCACGACGTCCTGGTGATCGACCCCGCGCACGACGCCGCCGCGATCGCCGAGGCGGTCGGAGACCGCCGCCTGGTGGCGATCGTCTGCACCCACGGGCACAACGACCACATCAACGCGGCGCCCGAACTGGCCGACCGCACCGGCGCGCCGATCCTGCTCCATCCGGACGACGCGGTGCTCTGGCAGCAGACCCACCCCGAGCGCAAGCCCGACGCCGACCTCGCCGACGGCCTGCGCCTGACCGTCGCCGGCACCGACCTGACCGTGCTCCACACGCCCGGGCACAGCCCCGGCGCGGTCTGCCTGCACGCCCCGGAACTCGTCACCGTGTTCAGCGGCGACACCCTCTTCTCCGGCGGTCCGGGCGCGACCGGGCGGTCCTTCTCGGACTTCCCGACGATCATCGACTCGATCCGCGACCGGCTCCTCGCCCTCCCCCCGGAGACCTCCGTCCGCACCGGACACGGCGACTCCACCACCATCGCCGCCGAGGCCCCCCACCTCGCCGACTGGATCGCCCGCGGCCACTGA
- a CDS encoding S-(hydroxymethyl)mycothiol dehydrogenase, with amino-acid sequence MAQQVRGVIARSKGAPVEVVTVVVPDPGPGEAVVKVQACGVCHTDLHYREGGINDEFPFLLGHEAAGVVESVGEGVTDVAPGDFVILNWRAVCGNCRACRRGRPWYCFATHNAKQKMTLTDGTELSPALGIGAFAEKTLVAAGQCTKVDPAASPAAAGLLGCGVMAGLGAAVNTGAVGRGDSVAVIGCGGVGNAAVLGARLAGAARIIAVDLDPRKLAKARELGATDTVEAGSADVVEAIRELTGGHGADVVIDAVGRPETYRQAFYARDLAGTVVLVGVPTPEMKLELPLLDVFGRGGALKSSWYGDCLPSRDFPMLIDLYLQGRLDLDAFVSETIPLDGVEQAFERMHKGEVLRSVVLF; translated from the coding sequence ATGGCGCAGCAGGTACGGGGTGTGATCGCACGGTCCAAGGGGGCACCGGTCGAGGTGGTGACCGTGGTGGTGCCCGACCCGGGGCCCGGCGAGGCGGTGGTGAAGGTGCAGGCGTGCGGCGTCTGCCACACCGACCTGCACTACCGGGAGGGCGGCATCAACGACGAGTTCCCGTTCCTGCTCGGGCACGAGGCCGCAGGTGTCGTCGAGTCGGTCGGCGAGGGCGTCACCGACGTGGCGCCGGGTGACTTCGTGATCCTCAACTGGCGTGCGGTGTGCGGGAACTGCCGGGCCTGTCGGCGCGGCCGGCCCTGGTACTGCTTCGCCACCCACAACGCGAAGCAGAAGATGACGCTGACCGACGGCACCGAGCTCTCGCCGGCGCTCGGCATCGGCGCGTTCGCGGAGAAGACGCTGGTCGCGGCCGGCCAGTGCACCAAGGTCGACCCGGCGGCCTCCCCGGCGGCGGCCGGTCTGCTCGGCTGCGGCGTGATGGCGGGTCTCGGTGCCGCGGTGAACACCGGTGCGGTGGGCCGCGGCGACTCCGTCGCCGTCATCGGCTGCGGCGGCGTCGGCAACGCGGCCGTCCTCGGCGCCCGGCTGGCCGGCGCGGCCCGGATCATCGCGGTCGACCTGGACCCCCGCAAGCTCGCCAAGGCCCGCGAGCTGGGCGCGACGGACACCGTCGAGGCAGGCTCGGCGGACGTGGTCGAGGCGATCCGGGAGCTCACCGGCGGCCACGGCGCGGACGTCGTGATCGACGCGGTGGGCCGCCCGGAGACGTACCGGCAGGCGTTCTACGCCCGCGACCTGGCCGGCACCGTGGTGCTGGTCGGGGTGCCGACGCCCGAGATGAAGCTGGAACTGCCGCTGCTCGACGTGTTCGGCCGCGGCGGCGCCCTGAAGTCCTCCTGGTACGGCGACTGCCTGCCCAGCCGGGACTTCCCGATGCTGATCGACCTCTACCTGCAGGGCCGGCTCGACCTGGACGCCTTCGTCAGCGAGACCATTCCGCTGGACGGCGTGGAGCAGGCGTTCGAGCGGATGCACAAGGGCGAGGTGCTGCGATCGGTGGTGCTGTTCTGA